From one Labeo rohita strain BAU-BD-2019 chromosome 8, IGBB_LRoh.1.0, whole genome shotgun sequence genomic stretch:
- the ccn1l2 gene encoding cellular communication network factor 1, like 2, translated as MYSGRNLRTLAVICTVLLFVVCSAEGEASRGCSRPCSCPPSPPSCPVGVSWVLDECGCCRVCAQQFNQDCGPDRPCDHIKGLRCHLGAGGDPRRGLCRAEAQGRPCEFAGRVYQHGEDFQPSCEHQCSCMDGVVGCMPLCPHNIPLPRKHCANPRLETPPGRCCEEWLCDDDNSIREDPPDPRPHRTPSNHINKLIQSPNSVQTRRGSFQEWVSLPVSQIPFPSTECFPQTTDWSECSASCGFGISSRVTNSNAQCKLVRETRLCQIRECDITPAVKKGKKCRQTVRSREPEQITFAGCSTARRYRPRTCGSCVDGRCCQPSSSRTVRLRFRCPDGESITRNVMWIQRCRCSKSFCGVQRERSSPTVSLHNDIHTFSH; from the exons ATGTACTCTGGAAGGAATCTGAGGACTCTGGCTGTTATTTGCACAGTCTTGTTGTTTGTTGTATGTTCAGCTGAAGGAGAG GCGTCCAGAGGCTGTTCCCGTCCGTGCTCCTGCCCCCCGTCTCCACCTTCCTGTCCGGTCGGAGTGAGCTGGGTGCTGGATGAGTGCGGCTGCTGTAGGGTGTGCGCCCAACAGTTTAACCAGGACTGCGGCCCTGACCGACCCTGCGACCACATCAAGGGCCTGCGCTGCCACCTAGGGGCCGGAGGAGACCCTCGACGTGGTCTCTGCAGAG CTGAGGCTCAGGGGCGTCCATGTGAGTTTGCTGGTCGTGTGTATCAGCACGGAGAGGATTTCCAGCCCAGCTGTGAGCACCAGTGCAGCTGTATGGATGGCGTGGTGGGCTGTATGCCGCTGTGTCCACACAACATCCCTCTGCCCCGCAAACACTGCGCCAACCCCCGTCTGGAAACGCCGCCGGGACGCTGCTGTGAGGAGTGGCTGTGTGACGACGATAACAGCATCAGAGAAGACCCACCAGACCCCCGTCCCCATCGCACCCCATCCAACCATATCAACAAACTCATACAGAGTCCTAACAGCGTCCAGACCAGGAGGGGCTCCTTTCAAG AGTGGGTGTCCCTGCCAGTGTCTCAGATTCCCTTCCCATCAACCGAATGTTTCCCACAGACCACCGACTGGTCCGAATGTTCTGCTTCCTGTGGGTTTGGCATCTCGAGTCGTGTGACCAATAGTAATGCCCAGTGCAAGCTTGTTAGAGAGACTCGTCTTTGCCAGATCAGAGAATGTGACATCACTCCAGCTGTGAAG AAAGGAAAGAAGTGCAGGCAAACGGTGAGGTCTCGGGAACCGGAGCAGATCACGTTCGCTGGCTGCTCTACGGCTCGCCGCTACCGGCCTCGTACGTGCGGCTCGTGTGTGGATGGCAGATGCTGTCAGCCGTCCTCATCCCGCACGGTGCGTCTGCGGTTCCGCTGTCCAGATGGCGAGAGCATCACACGTAATGTCATGTGGATCCAGCGTTGCCGCTGCAGCAAAAGCTTCTGCGGAGTTCAGAGAGAGCGATCCTCACCCACCGTCAGCCTTCACAACGACATTCACACCTTCTCTCActga
- the si:dkey-90l8.3 gene encoding LIM domain transcription factor LMO4-B: MVNSQVAGGACASRSCAGCGGRIADRFLLFSMERYWHTRCLKCSCCQAQLGEIGTTCYSKGGMILCRTDYIRLFGHTGACSACGQSIPASEMVMRAQGSVYHLKCFSCATCRNQLVPGDRFHYVNGTIFCEHDRPGASLLNTHLQSNPVLPDQKVC, from the exons ATGGTGAACAGCCAGGTTGCAGGCGGCGCGTGTGCGTCCAGGTCGTGCGCGGGCTGTGGGGGTCGCATCGCTGACCGTTTCCTGCTCTTCTCCATGGAGCGCTACTGGCACACGCGCTGCCTCAAGTGCTCGTGCTGTCAGGCTCAGCTGGGAGAGATCGGGACCACCTGCTACAGCAAAGGAGGCATGATCCTCTGCAGAACAGACTACATCAG GTTGTTTGGGCACACAGGGGCTTGCAGTGCATGTGGTCAGTCCATTCCCGCCAGTGAAATGGTCATGCGGGCACAGGGCAGTGTCTACCACCTCAAG TGCTTCTCCTGTGCAACGTGCAGAAACCAGTTGGTCCCCGGTGACCGATTCCACTATGTAAACGGCACCATATTTTGCGAACACGACCGGCCAGGAGCTTCGCTTCTTAACACACACTTGCAGAGCAACCCAGTGCTACCCGACCAGAAA GTTTGCTGA